One region of Alosa sapidissima isolate fAloSap1 chromosome 1, fAloSap1.pri, whole genome shotgun sequence genomic DNA includes:
- the tubb2 gene encoding tubulin beta-2A chain, protein MREIVHIQAGQCGNQIGAKFWEVISDEHGIDPTGSYQGDSDLQLERINVYYNEASGNKFVPRAILVDLEPGTMDSVRSGPFGQIFRPDNFVFGQSGAGNNWAKGHYTEGAELVDSVLDVVRKESENCDCLQGFQLTHSLGGGTGSGMGTLLISKIREEYPDRIMNTFSVMPSPKVSDTVVEPYNATLSVHQLVENTDETFSIDNEALYDICFRTLKLTTPTYGDLNHLVSATMSGVTTCLRFPGQLNADLRKLAVNMVPFPRLHFFMPGFAPLTSRGSQQYRALSVPELTQQMFDAKNMMAACDPRHGRYLTVAAIFRGRMSMKEVDEQMLSVQNKNSSYFVEWIPNNVKTAVCDIPPRGLKMSATFIGNSTAIQELFRRISEQFTAMFRRKAFLHWYTGEGMDEMEFTEAESNMNDLVSEYQQYQDATADEMGEYEEDELEDEEDIRQEVRH, encoded by the exons ATGAGGGAGATTGTGCATATCCAGGCTGGTCAGTGTGGAAATCAGATTGGTGCAAAG TTCTGGGAAGTAATTAGTGATGAGCATGGCATCGACCCGACTGGCAGTTACCAAGGTGACAGTGACCTGCAACTGGAAAGGATAAACGTGTACTACAATGAAGCCTCCG GCAATAAGTTTGTCCCTCGAGCCATCCTGGTGGACCTGGAGCCAGGCACCATGGACTCTGTCCGCTCCGGCCCCTTTGGACAAATCTTCAGGCCAGATAACTTTGTTTTCG GTCAGAGTGGTGCTGGAAATAACTGGGCCAAGGGACACTACACGGAAGGAGCTGAGCTAGTGGACTCTGTCCTGGACGTGGTGAGGAAAGAGTCTGAGAACTGTGACTGCCTGCAGGGCTTCCAGCTCACCCACTCTCTGGGCGGTGGCACCGGATCAGGCATGGGCACCCTGCTCATCAGCAAGATCCGCGAAGAGTACCCCGACCGCATCATGAACACCTTCAGCGTCATGCCCTCGCCCAAAGTGTCCGACACCGTCGTGGAGCCCTACAACGCCACACTCTCCGTGCATCAGCTGGTGGAGAACACCGACGAGACCTTCAGCATTGACAACGAGGCCCTCTACGACATCTGCTTCCGCACGCTCAAGCTCACCACCCCCACGTACGGCGACCTCAATCACCTGGTGTCGGCCACCATGAGCGGAGTGACCACCTGCCTGCGCTTCCCCGGCCAGCTCAACGCCGACCTCCGCAAGCTCGCCGTCAACATGGTGCCCTTCCCCCGCCTGCACTTCTTCATGCCTGGGTTCGCCCCGCTCACCAGCAGAGGTAGCCAGCAGTACCGCGCCCTGTCCGTGCCCGAGCTGACCCAGCAGATGTTCGACGCCAAGAACATGATGGCCGCCTGCGACCCACGCCACGGGCGCTACCTGACGGTGGCAGCCATCTTCCGCGGACGCATGTCCATGAAGGAGGTGGACGAGCAGATGCTCAGCGTGCAGAACAAGAACAGCAGCTACTTCGTGGAGTGGATCCCCAACAACGTCAAGACGGCCGTCTGCGACATCCCGCCCCGTGGCCTCAAGATGTCCGCCACCTTCATCGGCAACAGCACGGCCATCCAGGAGCTGTTCCGCCGCATCTCTGAACAGTTCACCGCCATGTTCCGACGCAAGGCCTTCCTCCACTGGTACACCGGCGAGGGCATGGACGAGATGGAGTTCACCGAGGCCGAGAGCAACATGAACGACCTGGTGTCTGAGTACCAGCAGTACCAAGACGCCACTGCTGATGAGATGGGCGAATATGAAGAAGATGAgctggaggatgaggaggatatCCGCCAAGAGGTCCGCCACTGA